A segment of the Methanothermococcus thermolithotrophicus DSM 2095 genome:
TAAATCCGAAGGATTTTATTTAATTATTCTTTTAAAAATCTAGGTGTGGCTAAAAATACTCCCCTATGGACTTCCTCGTCGTAGTATTTAGTTTCCATTTTTGAAACTTTTTCTTTGATTTTTTCCATGTCTGCAGTTAATGGGTCGTGTTTCTTAGATGCCATTGTGAAGCTCCAGAATCCGCTTGGGTAGGTAGGTATTGAACAAACGTATGGTTTGATAATTTCAAAGCCTGCTTCTTTTAAGTGTCCTTTAATTTTGAGTATTAAGTCTTTGTGGAACAATGGACTTTCAGTTTGCTGAACAATTATTCCATCATCATTTAAGCAATTAAATAGGTTTTTGTAGAATTCCCTTTCAAACAAACCTGCTGCAGGACCTACTGGATCTGGACAGTCAACAAGAATAACATCGTATTTTTCCTCTGTTTCAGCGACGTATTTAATTCCATCTGTGAACATTGTTTTTACTTTTTCATTGTCTATTGCACAGCTGAGTGTAGGAAGATATTTTTTACATACTTCAACGACTTTTTCGTCTAATTCAACAAAATCAACATGTTCTACACTTTCGTGTTTCAGGACTTCTCTAACTGTACCTCCGTCTCCCCCTCCAATAACCAAAACTTTCTTTGGATTTGGATGTGTAAATAGGGCAGGATGAGATATTAATTCATGGTATATAAATTCGTCTCTTTCGGTAGTTTGGTATGTACCATCTAAAACTAGTATTTTACCGTATTCTAAGGTATCCAGTATTTGAATTTCCTGATATTCTGAATTTCCTGAATACAATACATCCCTGACCTTTGCAGACAATGCTAGATTTTTTGTTTGGTATTCTGAAAACCATATTTCGCACTTCATTTGCATTCCTCCTTTTTAACCATTACTCCCCTTTTAATGTCTATGACCTCAATGTTTTCTGGTTCTAAAAAGGCTTTTATCGTTGGTATAGTCTCTTCAGGATTTACGTGCTGTCCGCAAGTAAAAACATCCATTGCTGCATATCCCAATTCTGGCCAGGTATGTATGCTGATATGACTTTCAGCCAACACCGCTACCCCTGTAACCCCTTGAGGACAGAATTTGTGTGTTTTTACGCATATCAATGTGGCCCCACATGCCTCAACTGCATCTTTAAGCATTTTTTCAATACCTTCTCTGTCATCCAACGCCTGACTTTTGCATCCCCAGAGCTCGAGGATTATGTGTTTTCCCAGACATTCCAATATTTACACCTCCTTTATGGTTATTTTTTGTTGTATGTTTTAAATTACGCACTATCATCATGTTACCATGCCATATTCCCCATATGTACACAAAATATATGGTGGAAAGTTTTATTTAAATATATATTTATATGTGCATAATATGCGATGTTACTTGTACCACAATGCAGCAGCAGCAAATGCACAGCCTACTTTTTCCACAGTGTGTTCTATAGCTATTGATTCAATTCTATCGATTTCCCAGCCTCTCATTTCAAATCCTTCTTTTGCCATCTCTCTAACAGTCTCTTCAGCTTCTTTTTTACCGCAAACGCCTTCATATTCCATAATTAATCCACAGAGTTCTTTATCTTTCGGAATAGCAATACTAATTGAAGCTGCGATAGTTTCCCCTTTTACATCACTTATTTGGTAACCGTAAGCAGTAGGAACTAAGGAACCCATTGGAATCTTTGGCAATGGTACAATTTCTGCTTTTGGTGGCATAATACTACTAATTCTAATTAAGTTTAAGTTTCCAATACCTGATTTTAACAAAGCCATGTCAAATGCGTTTAATGCAATATCTGCATCTCCGGTACCTGCAACAAGTGATACTGTATTTGGGACGTCAAATGGTGAGTGAATAGGACTTTTTTTGATCATAAAAATAGACACCTCCTGTATTTCATAGTGTAGTAAGGAGCAATCCTCAGCAAACCTGGTTTGCATAGATTAGGAAGTTGGATAATCTATGATTATTCAACTAATCCATGGGATTTTGCTCAATTTAAATTTTATAAATTTTTAATGAATATAAAAAATAAGGGTTAAATAATTTCAAACAAAGTACAATATTCATATATATAAACTATTCGGTTGGAAAAAGAATATGTGAAAATTATTTGTTATTAATTTATTTCTTAATTTTTGCAAGTATTTCAATGATTAGACAAGATCCCCCTGGATTCGTAGTTTTAACTTCCTTTAGTCGCTTCGATTAGACGATTTTGCAGTATTTCAAAAATTTGTTATAGGTGCTGTCCTGAGTAAGGAGCTCCCTACAACCTATTACAATTAACTTTCTTTTAGCTCTCGTAACAGCCACATTTAATCTTCTTAAGTCCTTTAGGAATCCGAATTTTTCAGTTCTAACAAAAGAAATCACAATAGCATCTTCTTCCCTTCCCTGAAATCCATCAACCGATTTAACCTCTATTTCATCATCTTTTAACATTTTAGATAGGTATTTAACCTGGGCATCGTAGGGTGTAATCACGCTGACCGGAATATTGTATTTTCTTAATTTGGAAACTACTTCAACTACTTTTTTGGCTTCTTCTTCGTTGTAGTAGGATTTGAAGTCGTCCCTTTTTTCTTCACCACGAACATCGATGAAAATAATTGGATCTTCGTTTATTATATCAATATCTTCTTCATCTGTTTCAACATCCTTTATCAGATCCATAATATTATGCTTTCTTACGGATTTGTAAGGCTTTAGTTTATTCTCATAGAACATTTCATTTGAGAACTTCATGATTTTTTCGTTCATCCTGTATTGAATCTGGAGGATGCTGGAAAAATCGGAATATAAATTGATCATCCTTTCGAAAAGTGTCTGTTTAAGTTCCTCCTCTTCACTTAATACTGTAGGAGGAAGCTGTTTATGATCTCCAGATATTATGACCTTCTGTGATTTAACTATCGGTATGAGCGACGAAGGTTCCATAGACTGACTACCTTCGTCTATAACGCATACATCGAATTTAAAACCTTCTAAAACCTCACTTCCAGCCATGGAGTTGGTAGCTACGATTATATCGCTTTTTGTTAAAATATCGTTTACTATCTCTTTTTCGGTTTTTTCTAGGAGCTCCCTCAAATGCCTTATTCTCTCATTGATTTTTATCCATTCCGCCATTTTTTTAATTATTTCCTTAGGCACTCCTCTTATATCCCTATCCAACTTGGAAAAAATAATTATTTCATCGTCACTTAGTCCTCTTCTCCATTTTGGATTTGGTTTTTTAAACTTATTCCTTTTTTCTACCAGTTTTTTGATTTCTTCCTTTAGGGATTTAATTTTATTGTAATCCTTATGTTCTGTTATTTTATGATACAGTGAGTGCTTTATGAGCTCTTTTGATATTCTTGTAGGGTGACCTATTCTAACTATATTGAATCTGTCTTCATACTTTGATAAGTTGGTTAGTATGTTATCTACTGCAATGTTCGAATCCGCTGTAGCAAGAACTTTATTTTTTCTGTTACATTCCTGTAGTATAACTTCAGAAATTGTTCTTGTTTTTCCTGTTCCCGGAGGTCCATGTATTAAATATATATCAAAGGATTTTAAGGCATTTTTCACAGCTTCCTTTTGGTATTTATTTAAATTATCGTCAAAAAATTTCACTGAAATATCTCTTTTGGTGTATTTTGGTTCTTCAATACCTAAAACTATGTTGGTAAGTCTAGTATCTAGTTTTTCAAAGGTATCCAATGCCTTTACCATTCTTTTAAATGTAATATCGTTGATGTACAAGTCAATTCTAACGTTTTTTAACGCCCATTTTGGAATATTTTCAAGTGAAACATCTATGTAGTTTTTCCCAACTTCTACAACGTTTCCAAGTAAATCACTGGCAAGAGGGTCGTATTTGCTGATTAAGACAACATCTCCAGTTGAAATATCTAATTTTTTAAACGGCTCTCTCCTTCCGTATCTTACAATATACTCCCCAAATATTTCCCCTTTTATTTTACCATCTAAATTTAAAATAGCTCTACCTACATCTTCCCTTTTTCTTCCGAGTTTTTTTATTTCATTCCTGTGAAACTCTATTTCATGTTTTCTTTCTTTTTCGATTAGCTTTTTAAATTTGTTAACATATATTTGTTTTAACGTCATAATACCACATAATTATAGTTAAAGACAAAACCTTTTAGAAAAAGGTTTTGATTGAACGAAAACCTAACGGTTTTCATAGCTCACCAACTTCGTTGGTGATTCCAAAACCCGATACCTACTCAACTTCGTTGAGTAGGTATATTTTGAAGGATATATTTAAGTTTGTTATGTCGGGCACTATAATTTGTTTATTAAACATTATAAGTGTGTGGATATTAGTATAAGGTAATGGTAAGGATAATATAAATTATAGCACTAACGTTGGGTGTATTTATGAAAATCCTAATAATAACTGGAAAACAGGCTTATTCAAAGGTAAAAAGTGCCGTAAAGAATTACAACTATGTAGATGTTCATATGGCTGACATTTCAATAGCTGCTTTTTTAACTCCTAATTTGATAGTAAGGGAAATTAAGAATATAGAATCAAAGAACAATATAAAACTACATGAAATATATGATTTTGTTTTGGTTACTGGATTAATTAGACATGATTTAAAGAAGGTTGAAGATGAAACTGGAATTAAGTGTTTTAAATCTACCCGGGAAGCTTCCGATATTCCGATTTTAATAAACAACCTCGACAAAATAAAGTTATCGACAAAAGAATATGCAGATAATCAGATTATAAGATTTATAAAACAAAAGGCTGAAGAAGAGATAAAAAAGGCAGAAGAAAAACCAATTGAAGGCAAAAACAACATAAAAATCGGAAACTTAAAAGTTGGTGACGACTACCCAATGAGAGTTTTAGGGGAGATTGTACATGTGCCTTGGCTCAGTGATAAGGAATTGGAAAGAAAGATAAATTATTATGTCGAAAGCGGGGCAGATATGATAGACTTGGGGATGATTAGCAACGAAAACCATGCAGATGAATTAAAAAGAATAATAAAAATTGCAAGAGATGTCACAGACAAACCTATAAGTGTTGATACATTAAATACCGAAGAATTGATAGAAGCCATAAATCTGGATGTTGACATGATTTTAAGTGTTGATGCTGGAAATGTTGATGAGCTCCTACCTCATCTAAAAGAGGGTAATACTGCAGCAGTGGTCCTTCCAACAAACTATAAACTTAATCATGTCCCTGAAACAATAGAGACAAAAATAACTGATTTGGAAAAAAACATACAAAAGCTGCTGGAGAACGATATAAAAGTTGTTGCAGACCCTATTTTAGAACCGATATACAACAATAACTGTAATTTTACAGAGAGCATCATTGCATGTAAAGAATTTAAAGAACGGAATAAAATCCCAATGTTTTTTGGTATTGGTAATGTTACAGAACTTTTTGATGTTGATAGCAATGGTGTAAATGCCACAATTGCCGCGATTGGGGGAGAAATTGGAGGGAACATACTTTTTACACCTGAAGCTTCTTCAAAGTGTAAATACTCCATAAAAGAATTAAAAATTGCTTCAAAAATGATGTTTTTAGCAAAAAGAAGGAATTCTTTACCTAAAGACTTAGGTTTTGATTTAATAAACTACAAGGACAAAAAATTTGAAGAAATTACAACATATCAAAACCATAAAAATATTCCTGTGATAACTGCAAAAGAAAATAAAAAGCAAGTTTTAGACGAGGGAAGCTTTAAAATCGAACTTGATAGGGAAAATAAGTTAATAGTGGCCACATACTATAAAAGAGGAAAGCCTCAACTGATGATTAAAGGGCGAGCTCCAAAGGAGATATATGAAACTGCGATAAGTCATAAACTGATAAATAAAATAGATCATGCTGCTTATTTTGGAAAGGAACTACAAAAGGCAGAAATTGCTTTAAAAATCGGAAAAAAGTACAACCAAGATTTTGAACTGTTCTATAATGAGTTCTGGAAATAATGTACTATAAATTTTATTTTAATGACTTTTAAAAAACAAATAAAAAAGAAAATAATTAAATTTATTCTACTAACAATCTAGCTTTCTCAGGAGTGTATCCCGCATGAAACTTTTAAAAAAAGTTTCATCAAAAATCAAAATTGGGGTTATTCTACCAATAACCTAGCTTTCTCAGGGGTGTATCTCCATTTAACAGGTAATACACCAGTGTTTCTGTAGTATTTTACGAGTCTTCTGATTTTTGACTCGGTTAATTGTAACCCTCTTCTTGAGTGAATATCTCTTGGGTTTTGTTCAAGATGGTTTCTTAAGTTAACAGCTTTTTTCATTAAGTTGATCAAGTCTTCAGGGACTTCAGGGTATAAGTCGTTTTCTTTCATTATTTTTGTAATGCTTTTTCCAGTGATTAATTTTACATCTGGAACTCCGTAGGTGTCCCTTAAGATCATTCCAATAATTGCTGAGTCTTTACCTTCTTTTGCCAATTCTACAATTTTGTTTTCAATTTCCTCAGGTGTCAAAGTGACCCATGTAGGAACTTCCGTTCTTAAAGGTCTCTTTGAACCGGAGGAACCTCTTTTACCTGAATGTAATCTTGCCATTTTTTCACCTTTTCGACATTTTAGATTTTCAAGATATAGATGATTCCCAGCCCAAAGAGATCGTAGGATTACAGTCGTGTGGAATTAAGACAAAACCAACCGTTGGGTTTTTAATCTTTTTAACACGTACGACCATACATACCTAAGATCATGGACTTATTGGAATTATATTGCATATTATTTATAAGTTATGGTGATATTTGGTATGGTGTTTAATATATCTTTTGCCATCCTAACCAATATAGTCCTTTTCACTTAGTCTTTTAAGTCTTTCTACACCGTTTATTTCATTAATAACATCCACAACCTCACTTGGGACTAAATGCTCCCAAGACTCTCCATTTAACATTTTTTTTCTTATTTCGGTCCCTGAGTATTCTTTCCTGTTATACATTTTTGGTTTTTTAACGGGGTAGCCCCTTTCCTCAAAGAGCTCTTTTACAAGGGCGTTTCCAGTATATACAATATCAAAAGGAGGGGTTAAAGCTTCAACATATGATACCCATATAGCGTTAAATTCTATATCTTTGATAGGTATAACGTAATGATGATTAATCGGAGCTCCGTTTTGAAGATCAAGTTTCTCAAGGGTTTTAGTAATCATCATTATCCTTTCCCCTGCGGTAAATGGGTCTGTTAAGGTATGGCTTTTTTGAGCACTACCTATTCCTATTATTATTTCATCCACTTCCTCTGAAATCTTTTTTATTATATTCATATGTCCATTATGGAACGGTTGCCACCTTCCAATTATAAATGCCCTCATGAAATCACCTAATAAAATTCGCAAACAACTAATAAGTTGTAACTCAAAATCATGATACTATCAAATATATTCATGGATAAACATAAATAACAAATCTAACAATTTTATACTTAATATATAGTTTCGTTGAATAACAATAATTCAAATTTAAACTCGAAGTAAACTAGGTTCAAAATTAACTAATAACTAAATAATATTATTATATTTCTGTTGCTATTCATGAACATTATGTTATTACGGATTTTTTTTCGCAATTTTATATGTGTCTGTCAGGTGATTTTTATGGATGATTATGAAAAATTTATAAGATGTATTATAAACAAGTTGTTAAAAGAAAAGGATAAGATAAACAATTTAGATCCTAAAAGGAAAAAACAAAGGGTAGAAGATATTAAAGCCCAATGTTTAAGGAAATTTGATTTAAATATCGGTTTTCCACCAAATTCCGATATATTGAAGTATGCCACTAAGGAAGAGGAAAAAGAATTGATCCCACTACTTAGAAAAAAACCTATTAGAACATTATCTGGTGTGGCAGTTGTAGCTGTGATGACATCCCCTGAAAAGTGCCCCCATGGAAAGTGTCTATTCTGTCCTGGCGGAAAAGAAAGTGTTTTTGGGGACGTTCCACAGAGCTACACTGGAAAGGAACCTGCAACTATGAGGGGGTTAATGTATAATTTTGACCCTTACGTTCAAACAAAGGCAAGACTTGAACAACTGGAAAAAGTAGGGCATTTAACAGATAAAATTGAGCTCATAATTATGGGTGGAACATTCCCTGCAAGGGATATTTCCTATCAAGACTCTTTTATAAAGGGATGCCTTGATGCTATGAATGGGGAGATTTCTGAGACTTTAGAGGAAGCTCAAAAGATAAATGAAACAGGAAAACATAGGTGTGTTGCATTAACTGTAGAAACAAGACCTGATAACTGTAAGGAGAATGAAATAAACCAAATGCTTAAGTTGGGAACTACAAGGGTAGAGCTCGGAGTCCAAAGTATCTATAATGAGGTTTTGGAATTTGTAAAAAGGGGTCATTCTGTTGAAGATACAGCAAAAGCTACCCAGTTGTTAAAAGACAGTGGTTTAAAGGTTTCATATCATTTAATCCCTGGTTTGCCAAATACAACTGAAGAAATGGACAAAAAAATGTTCTATGAAATTTTCAACAATCCAGACTTTAAACCAGATCTAATAAAAATATATCCTTGTCTGGTGATTGAAGGAACTGAAATGTACGAGCTCTGGAAAAAAGGAGAATATAAACCAATAAATGATGAAGAAGCTATTGATTTAATCACATACGCAAAATCCATAATGCCAAAGTGGGTTAGAACTTCCAGAATTCAGAGGGATATCCCTGCAACAGTTATAGATGAAGGGGTTAAAAAAAGCAATCTTGGAGAACTTGTTTATAAAAACCTCGAGAAGAAGGGAATCAAGTGTAAGTGTATAAGATGTAGGGAAGTAGGTCATGTGGCATATAAAAAAGGAGTATTCCCAGATATTGAAAATATAAAACTCTGTAGGGAAGACTACGAGGCAAATGGTGGAACCGATATCTTCCTTTCATATGAGGACGTTAAAAACGATATATTAATTGGATATTTAAGATTAAGAATACCTTATAAACCATTTAGAAAAGAAATCGACGATAAAACAGCACTGGTTAGACAGGTACATGTCTGTGGACAGCAACAACAAATTAAAGGTACTACAAAAGAGCTCACATGGCAACATAAAGGTTACGGCAGATTACTATTAAGTGAAGCCGAGAGAATAGCCCGAGATGAATTTGACAAAAACAGAATTTTAATCAACAGCGGTATCGGAGTACGAGAATACTATCGTAGGTTAGGATACACAAAAATAGGTCCTTACATGGGAAAATCTATTGATGAATAATAACCTCAACCTTGGCCGCTTTTTAATTTTTAATCCTTTTACTCATTAGACCAAGATTGAAGCTATGGTCAATGCACCTACAACATAGGCAAGTACTTCAATGGTCTTATTTCCCCTATAAGGTCTTTTTAAATCTTTTGAAATTTCTTCAAAGTCTCTAAATGCATCATCCTTAAAGTGGTGGTCATGTAATTTATTTAGTTTGAGATTCATGATATCACCGTAAACTTATTTCTTCTTGTATATTACTGTTAAAAAACAACTATATATACTTATTTGCTCATTATAAATCGTGACAAATGTTTTTAATGAAAAATAATGACAAATTAGGCGTTTTTAGTGTAATGATTAATCATGACAAATTAAAGTTAATCTCCAAACCTTTTAGAAAATCGAAGCAAATCGAAGATTTGCTGACTCACAAAAATTCGAAGAATTTTTGTCGAGAGATTTGGATTCCAAAACCAGATACCTACTCAACGAAGTTGAGTAGGTATATTTTTAGCCCTTTTGTATATACTATACAGTGCCGAAGTTAGTGGAACGACTATAAAAACTAAAGATAAAGTAGGATATGATAATAAAATATTGTAAAATTGAATTACCACAATATTTTTCGGAGTGACTACAAATGTTCAGTATAAAAATGAGAGCTTCAAAAAAAGGAAAACATATATCTGGAGCTGAAAGCATTGTAGATAAGGAAGACGTTGAATTTATTGTAAATGAGTTTGTAAAGCGAGCTATGTTTCATGAAAACGGAGCTCCGGATTTTATAAATCTGAAAATAGAGGAAATAAATGATGATGAAATAAAGTATTTTAAACATTTACCAATAAAAACAATAGAATGTAAGGATAAAGAGGAAGCACGGGAAAAGGCAAAAAACATATTGAAAAATGAGGAAATTCCTGATGAACTGATAGATAAGGCATTTAAAATAATAGATAATGGAGGAATGAGGGGAGCTTCAATTTTAAATATGGACGGAGAGCGATTGGAACCAGATAAGGAAAGAGGAGTAAGGGTTAAGAACATATCCGCAACAAAGGAACTTAAAAATAAAATCTTAAAAAATAAATTGGGAACAGATAGGACGGTTGATGCAATAGCCGTAGCTACAAAGGTTATAAAATTAGGAGTTATTGCTGAATTATGTACCTCTGACAATAAAAGTTATACAACGGGATACGTAGCTACAAAGGATGGATACTTTAGAATAACCAACTTAAAGAATGCTGGAGAAGACGGTGGAAGGGTATTTTTTGTTAAAAATGATGTTGATATAGACGATTTAATAGATAAACTAGAGAACAAACCGTTTATTATTGGGTAATCGCAAACTAATACTTATATTTGGATGCAACCTTTTCTAAAGGTTGCTTAGAGAATAAACCGTTTATTATTGAATAACAAATCTTTAAAAAAGCTTTCAGATAAATCCTTTCAGGATTTATTACTCACGGCTTTGCCGTGATGATGCAAAGTATATGCCTTTTCACGAAGTAAAGAAGTATCAGATTTTTGGGATCCAACACTTTTTAAAAGGGTTGGGATCTAACCTTTTAGAAAAAGGTTGGGAGGGGATATTATGTTTAGAAAACAGCTTCAAAAAGAAATTGAAGATATAAAAAATCAGAATTTATACAGATCCTTTAAATCCCTCGCTAACGCTCAGGAGGATAATAATATTTTAGATTTTTCTTCAAATGATTATTTATGTTTATCAAAACATCCAGAGGTTATAAGTGCAGTAAAGGAAGGCTTAAAGTATGGTGCAGGTTCCACAGGTTCAAGATTAACATCTGGAAACATAAACCATAAGGAGTTAGAAGAAAAAATTGCAGAGTTTAAGGGAACTGAGAAAGCATTAGTTTATTCTTCAGGATATGCAACAAATGTTGGTGTAATAAGTACTCTATGCAAAAAGGGTGATTTAATTTTAAGTGATAAATTAAACCATGCTTCAATTATTGACGGGTGTAGATTGAGTAAGGCCGATGTTTTAGTTTACAATCATTGCGATACAAATCATTTAATGGATTTATTGGAAGAAAATGCAGGAAAATATAACAATATATTTATTATAACCGATGGAGTTTTCAGCATGGATGGGGACGTAGCTCCGTTGGATGAACTGAAAAAAATTGCAGATGAATTTAATGGAATATTGATAATAGACGATGCACACGGTACTGGAGTTTTAGGGAATGGAAGAGGAACATTAAAACACTTTAATTTAAAACCGTCAGACAATATAATCCAAATAGGAACACTTTCAAAGGCTGTAGGTGGTTTAGGGGGTTTTGTTTGTGGTATTGAGGAATTAATCGAGTATCTTATAAATAAATCTCGAAGTTTTATATATTCTACATCCCTTCCTCCGTCTGTTGTTAGTGGATGTATTAAGAGTTTTGAGCTCATGGAAAATGGAGCTCTAACAAAAAAATTGCAAAAAAATATAGAGCTCGCAAATAAAATTTTTAAAGAACACGATTTAATCGGAGCGAAGCGAAGAGCTACAAATTCCGAAGGAATTTGTTCAATAGAAGAAGATAATTTAACGCCCATTTATCCGTTCATTTTTAAAGAAAAAACTATGGAGCTCGCTGAACATTTAATAAAAAATAATATCTTCTGTGTTGGAATTAGATATCCAACTGTTCCAAAAGGTATGGAGAGGTTAAGAGTTAGTATAAATGTTGGACATAGTGAGGGGGATTTTAGAGCTCTGTGTGAATGTATTAAAATGTTTTAAATTAATTATTATTCATTATTTAAAAAATTTATCAGTAATTCTTTTGTATTGTAAACTTTAACTTTATTTTGTTTTTTTAAGTCCGTATCATTGCTCCAAATTGGACAGTTTAATTTTAAAGATAGTGCGACATAGTGGGTGTCTTTTTCATCAATATCTTTCATTATATTGTACGCTTCTTTAATTTTATCGTCATATCTTTCAGTTGGAATTATGTTAATAAAATATAGTAATGTTTCAATGGATTCTTTGTAAGTAAGAAGTTGTTTATTTTTCTCCCTTTTTGAAATTATGAACTTTTTGTATTTTTCCAATTCCTTGAAAATAAATTCAGGGCAGTAAATATTAAAAATATCATTTGATGTAATTAGTTCTCTTGTAATTGAAGCATCTTTTATTAAGGCGGAGAATAAAATATTTGCATCAATTACAATCCCAATTTTTTCTTTTCCTCTTTCCATGCTTCCTCCCTTGCTTTTTTAAAGTCCTTTAAATCATCTTCTGTTAAATCCAATTCCTTAACTAATTTTTCTAATAATATTTTTTTTAATAATCTTTCCTTTTTTTGTAATCGTTTTAATGTTGTTTCAATATCTTCAATTGAAAGATTTTCAATATTTTCAGTTTCAAATGCCATAATTTCACCGAATTTTTATATGTAATTATTATACATTCTATTAAATATTAATATTGTTATTTTCAAAATATTTATTTAAAAAATAGTGTCTTCTATAGGAATTAGATATCCAACTGTTCCAAAAGGTATGGAGAGATTAGGGTCAGTATAAATGTGGGACATAGTGAGGGGGATTTTAGAGCTCTGTGTGAAAGTATTAAAAAATTTAAATAATATATAAAATATTTATTCTCAAAAGTTAGGGTGGTAGTATAGTATTTGATTTTATTAAAAATATTGTGGGGAGATATGGGTCTTTTAGAATTTTTTTAGGATTTACAGGTTTATTATTTTTTATTTTAACAATATATGGGTTAAATATATTGAATAAAATAACTAATTTAATGAATATTATATCAATATATGGGGATGAAATATTAAGATTATGTATTGGTATTTTAACTATTGTAATTATAACCAATTATTTGAAATCAGTTAATATAATATTTGATAGTAGGGTTCATCTAAAAAATATAGATACAATAAAATCATCTGAAAATGTGAGCGATAAATTAGATGAATTAGGTTATAAATATAGATGGTCACTATTAATTTTATCTATTTCTTCAATAGTTTTATATGTCTTATATAGTTTAATAAATTTACCAATTTCTGATATTACTATATTCCTTATTTTAATAATGCCATCGATATTTTTAATACTATTGTCAGAGTTTAAACACCCT
Coding sequences within it:
- the speE gene encoding spermidine synthase, with amino-acid sequence MKCEIWFSEYQTKNLALSAKVRDVLYSGNSEYQEIQILDTLEYGKILVLDGTYQTTERDEFIYHELISHPALFTHPNPKKVLVIGGGDGGTVREVLKHESVEHVDFVELDEKVVEVCKKYLPTLSCAIDNEKVKTMFTDGIKYVAETEEKYDVILVDCPDPVGPAAGLFEREFYKNLFNCLNDDGIIVQQTESPLFHKDLILKIKGHLKEAGFEIIKPYVCSIPTYPSGFWSFTMASKKHDPLTADMEKIKEKVSKMETKYYDEEVHRGVFLATPRFLKE
- the speD gene encoding adenosylmethionine decarboxylase → MECLGKHIILELWGCKSQALDDREGIEKMLKDAVEACGATLICVKTHKFCPQGVTGVAVLAESHISIHTWPELGYAAMDVFTCGQHVNPEETIPTIKAFLEPENIEVIDIKRGVMVKKEECK
- a CDS encoding pyruvoyl-dependent arginine decarboxylase; protein product: MIKKSPIHSPFDVPNTVSLVAGTGDADIALNAFDMALLKSGIGNLNLIRISSIMPPKAEIVPLPKIPMGSLVPTAYGYQISDVKGETIAASISIAIPKDKELCGLIMEYEGVCGKKEAEETVREMAKEGFEMRGWEIDRIESIAIEHTVEKVGCAFAAAALWYK
- a CDS encoding IGHMBP2 family helicase; the encoded protein is MTLKQIYVNKFKKLIEKERKHEIEFHRNEIKKLGRKREDVGRAILNLDGKIKGEIFGEYIVRYGRREPFKKLDISTGDVVLISKYDPLASDLLGNVVEVGKNYIDVSLENIPKWALKNVRIDLYINDITFKRMVKALDTFEKLDTRLTNIVLGIEEPKYTKRDISVKFFDDNLNKYQKEAVKNALKSFDIYLIHGPPGTGKTRTISEVILQECNRKNKVLATADSNIAVDNILTNLSKYEDRFNIVRIGHPTRISKELIKHSLYHKITEHKDYNKIKSLKEEIKKLVEKRNKFKKPNPKWRRGLSDDEIIIFSKLDRDIRGVPKEIIKKMAEWIKINERIRHLRELLEKTEKEIVNDILTKSDIIVATNSMAGSEVLEGFKFDVCVIDEGSQSMEPSSLIPIVKSQKVIISGDHKQLPPTVLSEEEELKQTLFERMINLYSDFSSILQIQYRMNEKIMKFSNEMFYENKLKPYKSVRKHNIMDLIKDVETDEEDIDIINEDPIIFIDVRGEEKRDDFKSYYNEEEAKKVVEVVSKLRKYNIPVSVITPYDAQVKYLSKMLKDDEIEVKSVDGFQGREEDAIVISFVRTEKFGFLKDLRRLNVAVTRAKRKLIVIGCRELLTQDSTYNKFLKYCKIV
- a CDS encoding dihydropteroate synthase-like protein — translated: MKILIITGKQAYSKVKSAVKNYNYVDVHMADISIAAFLTPNLIVREIKNIESKNNIKLHEIYDFVLVTGLIRHDLKKVEDETGIKCFKSTREASDIPILINNLDKIKLSTKEYADNQIIRFIKQKAEEEIKKAEEKPIEGKNNIKIGNLKVGDDYPMRVLGEIVHVPWLSDKELERKINYYVESGADMIDLGMISNENHADELKRIIKIARDVTDKPISVDTLNTEELIEAINLDVDMILSVDAGNVDELLPHLKEGNTAAVVLPTNYKLNHVPETIETKITDLEKNIQKLLENDIKVVADPILEPIYNNNCNFTESIIACKEFKERNKIPMFFGIGNVTELFDVDSNGVNATIAAIGGEIGGNILFTPEASSKCKYSIKELKIASKMMFLAKRRNSLPKDLGFDLINYKDKKFEEITTYQNHKNIPVITAKENKKQVLDEGSFKIELDRENKLIVATYYKRGKPQLMIKGRAPKEIYETAISHKLINKIDHAAYFGKELQKAEIALKIGKKYNQDFELFYNEFWK
- a CDS encoding 30S ribosomal protein S15 → MARLHSGKRGSSGSKRPLRTEVPTWVTLTPEEIENKIVELAKEGKDSAIIGMILRDTYGVPDVKLITGKSITKIMKENDLYPEVPEDLINLMKKAVNLRNHLEQNPRDIHSRRGLQLTESKIRRLVKYYRNTGVLPVKWRYTPEKARLLVE
- a CDS encoding nicotinamide-nucleotide adenylyltransferase, which encodes MRAFIIGRWQPFHNGHMNIIKKISEEVDEIIIGIGSAQKSHTLTDPFTAGERIMMITKTLEKLDLQNGAPINHHYVIPIKDIEFNAIWVSYVEALTPPFDIVYTGNALVKELFEERGYPVKKPKMYNRKEYSGTEIRKKMLNGESWEHLVPSEVVDVINEINGVERLKRLSEKDYIG